A window of Betaproteobacteria bacterium genomic DNA:
CATGCGCTCTCGCAGCGAGCCGGATGCCACCAGCCTGCGAAGCGCATCGGCCAGGCGTGCATCGTCGCGCGCGGGAACCAGGAAACCGTTGTCGCCGTCGCGCACGACCTCCCGGCAACCGGGAACGTCGGTCGTCACGATGGGCCGCGCGCACGCGGCCGCTTCGATCAGGGCCTTGGGCAGTCCCTCGCGATAGGAAGGCAGACAGACCACGTGCGCCTGCTGGAAGACGGCGGTCATGTCCGTGCGCCATCCCCAGTACTCCACCACCCCTTCGGCTTCCCACGCCTTCAGCTGCGCTTCGTCGATGCACGCCGGGTTCTCGGGATCGGGCGAGCCGACCAGCGCGAAGCGCGCGGCAACCCCGGAACGCCTGAGGGACCGCGCCGCGGCCACGAACTCCTCCACGCCCTTGTCCCGCAGCATGCGTGCCGGCAGGACCACGAGCGGGTCTCCGTCGGGTTCGGGTACGACGGTGAAGCGGTCGGGATCCACACCGGAACCCCGGATGAGCGTGACCCTGGGACGGTGGACGATGCGCTCGCGGACGAAGTGTTCGACGTCATCGGCGTTCTGCAGGATGAGCCGCGCATTGTCGCGGTCGAGCAGCAGATGGAACGCCGCACGCACCACCGGGCGCAGCGCGCGCGCCTTGAGATCGCGTGAGGCAAAGACGTAACCGAGTCCCGCGACCGCATTGACGACCGCCGGAACGCCCGTCAGGCGTGCCGCGATGCATCCGTACAACACCGGCTTGATCGCGACCTGGTGAACGATGTCGGGCCGCACGCGCCGGAAGACGCTCACGACCTCCCGCAGCGCGGACCACTCCCGCAGAGGATGGGTGCTGCGTCGCGACCAGTGGAGGGGGATGAGATCGAGACCGGCATCGCGGATACGGTCACCGTCCCTGGTGACACGCGTGGCAACGGTAACGTGGTAACCCGCCTCGCGCGCGGCAATGGCGAGCGGCAGACGGTGGGAGCAGAAGAACCAGTCCTCGCTGATGAGGAAAAGCAGCCGCGGTGCGTTCACCCGGTGAGCCCCCTGCCCCACGTATCGAGCCATGCTTCGAACATTAGCACGACCCACAGACGGTGTTGCCAGTTGCGGGCGCCGGACTGGTGCTCTGTCCAGCAGCGGCGGATGGGCATGGGATCGAGGAAACCTTCCCGCCTCAGGCGCGCCTCGTCCAACAGCGATTCCGCCCACTCGCGCAGCGGGCCCCGCAGCCACGCGTCGAGCGGAATGCCGAAGCCCATCTTGGGACGTTCCACGAGTTCACGCGGCACGTGTCTGAACAGGACCTCGCGCAGGATCTTCTTTCCCCGCCGGCCATCGACCTTGAAGGACGCCGGTAGCGTCCATGCAAATTCGACGACGCGATGGTCGAGGAACGGCACGCGGGTTTCGAGACTCGTCCCCATCGCCGCACGGTCGACCTTGACGAGGATATCGTCGGGCAGGTACCCCAGCGTGTCGCGGAACATCATGGACTCGGCCGACGTGAGCCCGGCAGGAACGTCCATGGAAAGCCAGTCGCTTGCGGCTGTCCCGCTGCCCCGGACCAATCCCTCGGGCCAGATCGAAGTCAGCTGCTCGTAGAGCCGCGAGGCATCCGCGGCGCCCAGCAGGCCCGCCAGTTTGTGAACCCGGTCGCCCACCGCTCGGTGGACGCTCAGGGACGGAACGACACGGGAGGCCGTTCGCGCCGCGGCATCCCACGCCCCCGGAGGAATCCCGCGCAGCAGGGCCGCTGCAGCCTGCCGAAGCGCGGCGGGCGTGCGCCGCCCCCACGCGTCCAGGCGGCTCGCGAGGCGGTGACGGTTGTAGCCGCCGAAGACCTCGTCGCCGGCATCTCCGGAGAGGCTCACGGTCACGTGACGCCGGGCCAGAGCGGAGACCAGATGCGTCGGAATCTGCGACGAATCGGCGAACGGTTCGTCGTATAGATGGGCCAGTCGCGGGACGACGGCACGGGCTTCCTCCGGCGACAGGATCCACTCCGTGTGATCGGTGCCCAGATGGGCGGCGACGGCACGGGCATCGGCAGCCTCGTCGTAATCGCCTTCGCGAAAACCGATCGTGAACGTCTTGACCGGTCTCGATCCGGCGGCCTGCATGAGCGCGACGATGGTGGAGGAATCGATGCCGCCGGACAGGAACGCTCCCAGCGGCACATCGGCCACCATCTGCGACTTCACGACGCCTCCGAGCAATGCGTGGAGAGCGTCGGCCGCCTGGGCCTCCGATCCCGCGAAGGGTTGTGACCGCCCGCGTTCGACGGCGGCGGCGAGCGACCAGTAGGCCTGCGACGGCACCGTCTCGCGTCGGTTCAGCTGCGCTTCGGGGATCTCGAGCACATGCCCGGGGGTCAGCTTGCGGATGCCCCGGTAGATGGAGCGCGGGGCCGGCACGCAGGCATGCCGCGCATACAGGGCCAGCGCCTCGCGGTCGATCTCGGCGCGAAACGCAGGGCTCGCGCGCAGCGCCTTCAGTTCCGAGGCGAAGAAGAACGTGCTTCCCGACCAGCCGTAGTACAACGGCTTCTCACCGAAGCGGTCGCGGGCCAGCACCAGGGTGCGCGAACGGCGGTCCCACAGCACAAAGGCGAACATCCCGGTCATGCGTTCCAGGGCACGCCGCACGCCCCAACGCCCGATCGCGGCCAGCATCACCTCCGTGTCGGAATGTCCTCGCCAATCGGCACCGCCGCCCCGATCCAGTTCGGCGCGCAATTCCTGGAAGTTGTAGATCTCGCCGTTGAAGACGATGACCCGATGGCCATCGCGGGACGACATGGGCTGGTGGCCTTCGGGGGAGAGATCGACGATCGACAGGCGGCGGTGGGCC
This region includes:
- the asnB gene encoding asparagine synthase (glutamine-hydrolyzing); this encodes MCGIAGFWRPGPMIAEAAEDEVRGMARTIGHRGPDDDGIWCDAAAGIVLAHRRLSIVDLSPEGHQPMSSRDGHRVIVFNGEIYNFQELRAELDRGGGADWRGHSDTEVMLAAIGRWGVRRALERMTGMFAFVLWDRRSRTLVLARDRFGEKPLYYGWSGSTFFFASELKALRASPAFRAEIDREALALYARHACVPAPRSIYRGIRKLTPGHVLEIPEAQLNRRETVPSQAYWSLAAAVERGRSQPFAGSEAQAADALHALLGGVVKSQMVADVPLGAFLSGGIDSSTIVALMQAAGSRPVKTFTIGFREGDYDEAADARAVAAHLGTDHTEWILSPEEARAVVPRLAHLYDEPFADSSQIPTHLVSALARRHVTVSLSGDAGDEVFGGYNRHRLASRLDAWGRRTPAALRQAAAALLRGIPPGAWDAAARTASRVVPSLSVHRAVGDRVHKLAGLLGAADASRLYEQLTSIWPEGLVRGSGTAASDWLSMDVPAGLTSAESMMFRDTLGYLPDDILVKVDRAAMGTSLETRVPFLDHRVVEFAWTLPASFKVDGRRGKKILREVLFRHVPRELVERPKMGFGIPLDAWLRGPLREWAESLLDEARLRREGFLDPMPIRRCWTEHQSGARNWQHRLWVVLMFEAWLDTWGRGLTG
- a CDS encoding glycosyltransferase family 4 protein, translating into MARYVGQGAHRVNAPRLLFLISEDWFFCSHRLPLAIAAREAGYHVTVATRVTRDGDRIRDAGLDLIPLHWSRRSTHPLREWSALREVVSVFRRVRPDIVHQVAIKPVLYGCIAARLTGVPAVVNAVAGLGYVFASRDLKARALRPVVRAAFHLLLDRDNARLILQNADDVEHFVRERIVHRPRVTLIRGSGVDPDRFTVVPEPDGDPLVVLPARMLRDKGVEEFVAAARSLRRSGVAARFALVGSPDPENPACIDEAQLKAWEAEGVVEYWGWRTDMTAVFQQAHVVCLPSYREGLPKALIEAAACARPIVTTDVPGCREVVRDGDNGFLVPARDDARLADALRRLVASGSLRERMGRRGRERAEQEFSLDRVIRETLDVYRSAAGAVEHRLSAPLPQASDRRVRS